In Mycoplasmopsis synoviae ATCC 25204, the sequence CAATCTTTCAAACTAATCAAAGTGAGTTTCCTAAATTTGATAATCCCACAATTGCTAAAATTAAAAATGCTGTAAAAGTTAATCCTACTGTTGAAGATATTAAATTAGCGATTGCCAAATATGGTTCTGTTGGATTTGCTTATTCTTTTAATGCGATGAATTTACATCCTAAAACTATTTGATATAATGAACCAAATTCCAGTATTGTAAATAAATCTGCTAATCAAAAAAATATCAAAAATCATGCTTCAGTTATTGTTGGTTGAGATGATACTTATTATGAATCTAATTTTGGGCCCGAAAGACCAACTCGAAGAGGTGGATTTATTGTTAAAAACAGTTGAGGAACTAAAATGCATTCTCAGGGATACTTTATACTTTCATACGATTCATTAGATTTAATTCATGAAGTAATGGCAGTTGAAGTAGAAAAAAATGATGCATATAAAAATACTTATTATTATGATACAAAAAACTCATTTTCTTTATTTGCAACTCTTGATACTAAAGAAAGAACAATGGCAAATATTTTTCCAGTTAAAAAAGCAAATGATGAAGTTGTAGAAAAATTAAAATCAATTAATTTTGCGCTTAGAGGACTAAATATTACCGCCAAAATCAAAATTTATGTTAAAGATTCTTTAATGTCTAATCCGGAAGATGGTGAACTAAAATTAACTCAAACAGTTCAAATTCCAAATTCTGGTGAAAAAGGATTTTATACAATTGATTTAGATAAAGAAATCATTTTAAACAAAGGTCAATATTTTTCAATCATAGTGGATGTTACTAATGAAGGCGAAAAAAACGTTGATTTGATGGCAAGTGGAGAAACTAGAGAAATTTTGAGTTTTTATAAATACAAAAATGAATGAGTAAATAGCAAAAACGGTTATGTTGTATTCGGAATTAAAGCTCATACTCTTGAAATGCCAATTACTGAATTAAATAAAGACATAGCAGCTGATGAAGGAAATAATCCGATTTCAAAAGAATCTAATACATCTGAAACAGAAAGCAATGCCACACTAACATCTGAATCACAAACAAATAATTCAGTTAAAACAGAAAAGCAAACTAATTCAAATACAACAACTGATGAAAGTTCAGTTACAAAAAACAATAATTCTAAAAAACCTAAAACAAACAAAACAAATGTTATTTTATGAAGTATTTTAGGTGCTTTAGTCGGAATTGCAACTTTTGGTATGGCAACTTTCTTTATTGTTAAATTAATGAAAAAAAGAGTTAAAAAGTAACTTATAAACTAAGAAACAAAATATGATTATATCTATATTTTGTTTCCCATATTGTAAAGTGGGAGTTTTTTTTATTAAAAACTCACTACAAAAAGAAAGAAAAATGCTACCTTGAGAGCATTCATTTAAAACCTTTAAAAATTATAAACGAATTTCTTACGATATTCGCGAAAAATAGAATTCTTGTTACAAAACTTTAACTTTTCTCTTAGAAAAATGGCTAAAGATCTTGGTATTAGTGATGTTTCTTTAATAAGAGAAATTAAAAATAATTCAAGTGAATATGGATATGATGCAAAGCTAGCTCAAAAAAACATAACACTAGAATTACTTCGATAATAAATTTAAATTTATAAATTCAAACAATTAAAATAAAAAAAGCAGATTTTAAAAATCGGTAATTTTCCATATTGTAGGGTACAAATTACCACTTAGAATATGAACCACACATTTTGTGGTTTTTATTTTTTATAAATTTTATTCATGCCCATATATGGAACTAAAACTTTAGGAATAACTAAATTTCCATCAGTATCTAAATATTGTTCTATTATAGCTGCTACTAGTCTATCTACAGCTAAAGCTGAACCATTCATTGTGTGGGCATATTCAGTTTTTTGATCTTGGTTTTTGTATCTTATTTTAGCTCTACGAGCTTGGAAATCTCCCATATAAGAAACGCTAGATACTTCTCTATATTTTGACTCGCTTGGAAGTCAAAGTTCTAAGTCTATGGTTTTTCTAGAAGAAAATCCCATGTCACCAGTTGATAGTAGAACTTCTCTAAAAGGAATTTCTAATTTAAATAAAACATTTTTAGCATCTTCTAGCATTAAATTAAATTCTTTTATAGCGTCATCTTTAGTTGTAACTTTTACAATTTCAACTTTTTTAAATTGATGTTGACGAATAATTCCTTTGGTATCTTTTCCGCTAGAACCGACTTCTGATCTAAAGCATTCAGTGTAAGCGCAGGCTTTAAAAGGTTTATCTAAATTAACGATTTCATTATTATAGTAATTAGTTAAAGTAATTTCAGCGGTAGGAATTAAATATAAATCGCTATTTTCAACCTTAAACATATCTTCTTTAAATTTAGGAAGCTGTCCTGTACCAAAGAGCATTTCTGATCTAACTAAATAAGGGGTTAAAAATTCATCATAGCCTTTTTGTTTATGTAAATCAAGCATAAAGTTAATTAAAGCTCTTACTAATTTTGAACCTTCGTTTTTATATATTACAAATCTAGATCCAGATTGTTTTACCGCTCTAGGAATATCGATCATATTTAATTCACTAGCTATTTCATAGTGAGGCTTTTCAAAGTCTTTTTTAGTTCCTATTTCATAAACGTTAATGACTTTATTATCGTTTTCATCTTTTCCAAAAGGAATTTCATCTAATGGCAAATTAGGAATTGTAGCTAAAATTTCATCTAGTTTAAAATTTAATTCATTTGCCTGATTAGTAAGTTGTGTTTCTAGTGATTTAACTTTTTCAA encodes:
- the serS gene encoding serine--tRNA ligase translates to MLNIKYILENKELVRDKLISRNFDITVFDNFLSLAQERGKLMSSAQEQKSKLTKLSKQFGIYKNDLEKLSLLKKEIEKVKSLETQLTNQANELNFKLDEILATIPNLPLDEIPFGKDENDNKVINVYEIGTKKDFEKPHYEIASELNMIDIPRAVKQSGSRFVIYKNEGSKLVRALINFMLDLHKQKGYDEFLTPYLVRSEMLFGTGQLPKFKEDMFKVENSDLYLIPTAEITLTNYYNNEIVNLDKPFKACAYTECFRSEVGSSGKDTKGIIRQHQFKKVEIVKVTTKDDAIKEFNLMLEDAKNVLFKLEIPFREVLLSTGDMGFSSRKTIDLELWLPSESKYREVSSVSYMGDFQARRAKIRYKNQDQKTEYAHTMNGSALAVDRLVAAIIEQYLDTDGNLVIPKVLVPYMGMNKIYKK
- a CDS encoding C1 family peptidase, translating into MRLKNKKILTSLLVSPGLLIPFSTISATTSVNSNAPKLDFFKNKSAEEIAKMEFFDARDYNLVTSVKHQGTESLCWAYTIASMLETNMLKNNIGNYTKNSLDIDEHAIDYVSNSWNHNADKLNLNSDAQQWGGIFGEGNYLSHAFTGLMRNTSPIFQTNQSEFPKFDNPTIAKIKNAVKVNPTVEDIKLAIAKYGSVGFAYSFNAMNLHPKTIWYNEPNSSIVNKSANQKNIKNHASVIVGWDDTYYESNFGPERPTRRGGFIVKNSWGTKMHSQGYFILSYDSLDLIHEVMAVEVEKNDAYKNTYYYDTKNSFSLFATLDTKERTMANIFPVKKANDEVVEKLKSINFALRGLNITAKIKIYVKDSLMSNPEDGELKLTQTVQIPNSGEKGFYTIDLDKEIILNKGQYFSIIVDVTNEGEKNVDLMASGETREILSFYKYKNEWVNSKNGYVVFGIKAHTLEMPITELNKDIAADEGNNPISKESNTSETESNATLTSESQTNNSVKTEKQTNSNTTTDESSVTKNNNSKKPKTNKTNVILWSILGALVGIATFGMATFFIVKLMKKRVKK